The following DNA comes from Arcobacter cloacae.
GTTGAACCCTCAACACCTACGATTTTATATGTAAATAATCTATCTAAATATCCACAGTTTTTCTTTGGAGGAACAATACAATTTGTATTTACTACAAAAGTTCCAGGGAATTTTTCCATTAGTTTTGCTTGGTCAAACCATGCTTTTCCTACATTTCCTTTTAGGTGAGGATATTTTCTTAGTTCTGGATAACCGTGAGCTGGTAACATTTCAGAGTGTGTATAAACATTGATTCCTTTATCTTGTGTTGCTATTAACAATCTTTCAAACATCTCTAAATCATGTCCAGAAACTAAAATAGCTTTTCCCTCAACTTTGTTTTGAGGAATTCTAACAGGTGTTGGAATACCAAATTTAGCTGTGTGAGTATTTGATAAACTCTCCATTACTTTAACTCCAGCACTTCCAACTTTCATTAGTTGATTGATGTGGTCATTAAAATTAAAATTCACATTTGTAAGAGTAAAATAAAGCGTTTCACTCATAACATCATCAATCTCTTTTGTAAGTTCTGGTTTAAAACTGTTTAAGTGTTCTCTATATGCACTAAGACCTTTTAAACCAAAAATCATAATATCTTGAAGACGTGAAAGATTTTCATCTTTTCCACAAGTTCCAACTGTTGCACCAGAGCTACCACATCCACCTTTTTGACTCATTTCACATTGATAACAAAACATACTCATAGTTTAAATCCTTAAAAATTTTATTGGGATTATATGAAGTTAGAATTTTTGATGCATTGATATAAATCAATAATAAAAAGTGATGTATTATATAAACACAAGTAATAAAAATATACAATACGCCCTCAATTTTAAAAGGAAATAGTTATGTCAAAAGAAAGAATAAAAGATTTTATAGATAAACAATTAGAAAATTTAGATAATTTTTCATATAAATTAGAGGAAGATGAAAATCATATTTATGCAATTTTTACAGAAATCTTAAGTAAATATACAAATAA
Coding sequences within:
- the hcp gene encoding hydroxylamine reductase, whose translation is MSMFCYQCEMSQKGGCGSSGATVGTCGKDENLSRLQDIMIFGLKGLSAYREHLNSFKPELTKEIDDVMSETLYFTLTNVNFNFNDHINQLMKVGSAGVKVMESLSNTHTAKFGIPTPVRIPQNKVEGKAILVSGHDLEMFERLLIATQDKGINVYTHSEMLPAHGYPELRKYPHLKGNVGKAWFDQAKLMEKFPGTFVVNTNCIVPPKKNCGYLDRLFTYKIVGVEGSTPIENDNFDALIKRTLECEDANGIDFNEDTTLVTGHHYKTVLTLAPQILKALEEGKIKQFFVVAGCDAPGKGGEYYRELTSSLPKDCVIITSSCGKFRFNDIDFGEIEGTGIPRYLDLGQCNDSNGAVQIATALSGALNTPINDLPISIVLSWMEQKAVIILLALFSLGVKNIYLGPKPPQFVNEDIFNFLSENFNLTLTTNVKDDLKKLLIA